One window from the genome of Microcebus murinus isolate Inina chromosome X, M.murinus_Inina_mat1.0, whole genome shotgun sequence encodes:
- the LOC142865840 gene encoding doublesex- and mab-3-related transcription factor C1-like translates to MEPKEIPAAPCCPSDSECTTGRETGAPWGIELGPRRAIGRCDRCHNHGITTQIRGHKHFCLFQACKCHNCTLFSEHRRILPAVSALKREQRARLKRHLARGLIKTMAVPARAHTRVKNLAVEAGALTGKESNVLQPEAHARETPEQESSPGALLLGKPPEPLSLPCTPATLEQQLMVSFSGEPHGPPAQPSTCSTLILQPCATLDPLLLQPQAPKDSDQAALSASLEWQRKLEAAEALLTLRGSFQAPSDSISLHQPCVPPAPAGDKGLQPPSPSLRPRPASSVSLPIGHLGCISLLS, encoded by the exons ATGGAACCCAAAGAAATACCTgctgcgccctgctgcccctctgacTCCGAATGCACCACAGGGCGTGAGACTGGAGCCCCGTGGGGGATTGAACTTGGCCCCAGAAGAGCTATAGGTCGCTGTGACCGCTGCCACAACCATGGCATCACTACCCAAATCAGGGGCCACAAGCATTTCTGCCTCTTCCAGGCCTGCAAGTGTCACAATTGTACCCTCTTCTC GGAGCACCGCAGGATCCTGCCTGCTGTGAGTGCCTTGAAGAGGGAGCAGCGGGCTCGGCTAAAGAGGCACCTGGCTCGAGGACTGATAAAGACTATGGCTGTCCCTGCCAGAGCTCACACCCGTGTCAAGAATTTGGCCGTGGAAGCAGGAGCCCTCA CTGGGAAGGAGAGCAACGTGCTGCAGCCTGAGGCCCACGCCCGCGAAACCCCGGAGCAG GAGAGCTCCCCAGGGGCTCTGCTGCTCGGCAAGCCCCCAGAACCTTTGTCTCTGCCCTGCACTCCGGCGACCTTGGAGCAGCAACTGATGGTTTCTTTTTCCGGGGAGCCCCACgggccccctgcccagcccagcac ATGCTCAACTCTGATCCTCCAGCCCTGTGCCACCCTTGACCCTCTTCTACTGCAGCCACAG GCCCCCAAAGACTCGGACCAGGCTGCGCTCTCTGCCTCCTTAGAGTGGCAGCGGAAGCTGGAGGCCGCCGAGGCTCTGCTGACTCTGAGAGGCTCTTTCCAGGCCCCTTCTGACTCCATCTCCCTGCACCAGCCCTGTGTGCCACCAG CTCCTGCTGGAGATAAAGGactccagcctcccagcccctctctccGCCCCAGGCCAGCCAGCTCCGTCTCGCTGCCTATTGGCCACCTGGGGTGCATCTCCCTCTTGAGCTag